One Streptomyces sp. CNQ-509 DNA window includes the following coding sequences:
- a CDS encoding F0F1 ATP synthase subunit gamma: MGAQMRVYKRRIRSVSATKKITKAMEMIAASRVVKAQRQVAASTPYATELTSAVTAVAAGSETKHPLTTEVERPVRAAVLMITSDRGLAGGYNSNAIKQTETLTNRLTGEGRQVDHFIVGRKGVSYFGFRERPVAESWTGFTDNPTYADAKRVAAPLIEALSKETSEGGVDEIHIVYTEFHSMMTQTAMDRRLLPIVFEKTAADSAEVFEEARKKEQEYHALYDFEPSADGVLDALLPRYVESRIYNALLQSAASKHAATRRAMKSATDNAEELIKSLTRLANQARQAEITQEISEIVGGANALADASAGSDR; encoded by the coding sequence ATGGGCGCCCAGATGCGGGTCTACAAGAGGCGGATCCGTAGCGTCTCTGCGACCAAGAAGATCACCAAGGCGATGGAGATGATCGCCGCCTCGCGCGTCGTCAAGGCGCAGCGCCAGGTGGCGGCCTCCACGCCGTACGCGACCGAGCTGACCAGCGCCGTCACGGCGGTGGCCGCGGGCTCCGAGACCAAGCACCCGCTCACCACCGAGGTGGAGCGGCCGGTGCGGGCCGCGGTGCTGATGATCACCAGCGACCGCGGTCTGGCCGGCGGCTACAACTCCAACGCCATCAAGCAGACCGAGACGCTGACGAACCGGCTGACCGGCGAGGGCAGGCAGGTCGACCACTTCATCGTCGGCCGCAAGGGCGTCTCGTACTTCGGCTTCCGCGAGCGGCCGGTGGCCGAGTCCTGGACCGGCTTCACCGACAACCCGACCTACGCGGACGCGAAGCGGGTGGCCGCGCCGCTCATCGAGGCGCTGAGCAAGGAGACCTCGGAGGGCGGCGTGGACGAGATCCACATTGTCTACACCGAGTTCCACTCGATGATGACGCAGACCGCGATGGACAGGCGGCTGCTCCCGATCGTCTTCGAGAAGACCGCCGCGGACTCCGCGGAGGTCTTCGAGGAGGCGCGCAAGAAGGAGCAGGAGTACCACGCGCTGTACGACTTCGAGCCGTCCGCGGACGGCGTGCTCGACGCGCTGCTGCCGCGGTACGTCGAGAGCCGGATCTACAACGCGCTGCTGCAGTCGGCCGCCTCCAAGCACGCCGCCACCCGCCGTGCGATGAAGTCGGCGACGGACAACGCCGAGGAGCTCATCAAGTCGCTCACGCGGCTAGCCAACCAGGCCCGCCAGGCCGAAATCACCCAGGAAATCAGCGAGATCGTCGGTGGCGCGAACGCCCTGGCCGACGCCTCTGCGGGGAGTGACCGATAA
- the atpD gene encoding F0F1 ATP synthase subunit beta, translating into MTTATTTEAKATATGRVARVIGPVVDVEFPVDAMPEIYNALTVEVADPAQAGEIKVLTLEVAQHLGEGLVRAISMQPTDGLVRQAPVTDTGEGLTVPVGDVTKGRVFNTLGEILNDEVDESEIQERWAIHRTAPPFDQLEAKTEMFETGLKVVDLLTPYVKGGKIGLFGGAGVGKTVLIQEMIMRVAKLHEGVSVFAGVGERTREGNDLIAEMAESGVLPQTALVFGQMDEPPGTRLRVALAGLTMAEYFRDVQKQDVLFFIDNIFRFTQAGSEVSTLLGRMPSAVGYQPNLADEMGLLQERITSTRGHSITSMQAIYVPADDYTDPAPATTFAHLDATTELSRPISEKGIYPAVDPLASTSRVLDPRYIAQDHYECATRVKAILQKYKDLQDIIAILGMDELSEEDKLTVSRARRIERFLSQNTHAAKQFTGLDGSDVPLDESIAAFNAIADGEYDHFPEQAFFMCGGLEDLKAKAKELGVS; encoded by the coding sequence ATGACCACTGCTACGACCACCGAAGCGAAGGCCACGGCGACCGGCCGCGTCGCGCGGGTCATCGGCCCGGTCGTCGACGTGGAGTTCCCCGTCGACGCGATGCCCGAGATCTACAATGCGCTGACCGTCGAGGTCGCCGACCCCGCCCAGGCGGGCGAGATCAAGGTGCTGACCCTGGAAGTCGCGCAGCACCTCGGCGAGGGCCTGGTCCGCGCCATCTCCATGCAGCCCACCGACGGCCTGGTCCGCCAGGCCCCGGTGACCGACACCGGCGAGGGCCTGACGGTCCCCGTCGGCGACGTCACCAAGGGCCGCGTGTTCAACACCCTGGGTGAGATCCTCAACGACGAGGTCGACGAGTCGGAGATCCAGGAGCGCTGGGCGATCCACCGCACGGCGCCCCCGTTCGACCAGCTCGAAGCCAAGACCGAGATGTTCGAGACCGGTCTGAAGGTCGTCGACCTGCTCACCCCGTACGTCAAGGGCGGCAAGATCGGCCTCTTCGGCGGCGCGGGCGTCGGCAAGACCGTGCTCATCCAAGAGATGATCATGCGTGTGGCCAAGCTGCACGAAGGCGTCTCGGTCTTCGCCGGCGTCGGCGAGCGCACCCGTGAGGGCAACGACCTGATCGCGGAGATGGCCGAGTCCGGCGTGCTGCCGCAGACCGCGCTGGTCTTCGGGCAGATGGACGAGCCGCCGGGCACCCGGCTGCGCGTCGCCCTGGCCGGTCTCACGATGGCGGAGTACTTCCGCGACGTGCAGAAGCAGGACGTGCTGTTCTTCATCGACAACATCTTCCGCTTCACCCAGGCCGGCTCCGAGGTCTCCACCCTGCTCGGCCGCATGCCCTCCGCGGTGGGCTACCAGCCGAACCTGGCGGACGAGATGGGTCTGCTCCAGGAGCGGATCACCTCGACCCGCGGCCACTCGATCACCTCGATGCAGGCGATCTACGTGCCCGCGGACGACTACACCGACCCGGCCCCGGCGACCACCTTCGCCCACCTCGACGCGACGACGGAGCTGTCCCGTCCGATCTCGGAGAAGGGCATCTACCCCGCGGTGGACCCGCTGGCCTCCACCTCCCGGGTGCTCGACCCGCGCTACATCGCGCAGGACCACTACGAGTGCGCCACGCGCGTGAAGGCGATCCTGCAGAAGTACAAGGACCTGCAGGACATCATCGCCATTCTGGGTATGGACGAGCTCTCCGAGGAGGACAAGCTCACCGTCTCCCGCGCCCGCCGGATCGAGCGCTTCCTGTCGCAGAACACCCACGCGGCGAAGCAGTTCACCGGTCTCGACGGATCCGACGTGCCGCTGGACGAGTCGATCGCCGCGTTCAACGCGATCGCCGACGGCGAGTACGACCACTTCCCCGAGCAGGCGTTCTTCATGTGCGGTGGCCTGGAGGACCTGAAGGCCAAGGCGAAGGAGCTGGGCGTCTCCTGA
- a CDS encoding F0F1 ATP synthase subunit B, with protein MNLLQIAAEEEQNPLIPPMPELVIGLIAFLIVFGLLAKKLLPRINEVLEERKAAIEGGMEKAEAAQIEAEQTLDQYKAQLAEARHEANRLREEAREQGSALIAEMRAEGQRQREEIIAAGHAQVEADKKAASLALRQDVGALATELAGRLVGESLEDHARQSRVVDRFLDELEAKAAAQSGTKAEAGA; from the coding sequence GTGAACCTCCTGCAGATCGCGGCCGAAGAGGAGCAGAACCCTCTCATCCCGCCGATGCCGGAACTCGTCATCGGCCTGATCGCCTTCCTCATCGTCTTCGGCCTGCTGGCCAAGAAGCTCCTGCCCCGCATCAACGAGGTGCTGGAGGAGCGCAAGGCGGCCATCGAGGGCGGCATGGAGAAGGCCGAGGCCGCCCAGATCGAGGCGGAGCAGACGCTGGACCAGTACAAGGCCCAGCTCGCCGAGGCCAGGCACGAGGCCAACCGGCTGCGCGAGGAGGCTCGCGAGCAGGGTTCGGCCCTCATCGCCGAGATGCGGGCCGAGGGCCAGCGGCAGCGTGAGGAGATCATCGCCGCCGGTCACGCCCAGGTCGAGGCCGACAAGAAGGCCGCTTCGCTGGCGCTGCGCCAGGACGTCGGCGCGCTGGCCACCGAGCTGGCCGGCCGGCTGGTCGGCGAGTCCCTGGAGGACCACGCCCGGCAGAGCCGCGTCGTCGACCGGTTCCTGGACGAGCTGGAGGCCAAGGCCGCCGCCCAGTCCGGGACGAAGGCCGAGGCCGGGGCATGA
- a CDS encoding F0F1 ATP synthase subunit delta produces MNGASREALAAARNQLDALTDSTSVDAAELAGELAAVTALLDREVTLRRALTDPAQPGEAKAELAGRVLGGQIGGEAADLVAGMVRARWSRARDLVDVLEELADTADLTAAQRAGELDEVEDELFRFGRIVTGDKQLRGALTDRVGTGAAKAGLLHTLLGGRANPVTERLVVRLVERPRGRSLEGGLEALSKLAAERRDRMVAVVSTAVPLSDGQKERLGAALSRLYGRDMHLNLDVDPAVLGGISVRVGDEVINGSVADRLDEVKRGMAG; encoded by the coding sequence ATGAACGGAGCGAGCCGCGAGGCGCTGGCCGCCGCCCGGAACCAGCTCGACGCGCTGACCGACAGCACCTCGGTCGACGCGGCGGAGCTGGCCGGGGAGCTGGCCGCCGTGACCGCCCTGCTGGACCGTGAGGTGACGCTGCGGCGGGCGCTGACCGACCCGGCGCAGCCCGGTGAGGCCAAGGCCGAGCTGGCCGGCCGGGTCCTCGGCGGGCAGATCGGCGGCGAGGCCGCCGACCTGGTCGCCGGGATGGTACGGGCCCGCTGGTCGCGGGCGCGTGACCTGGTCGACGTGCTCGAGGAGCTCGCCGACACCGCGGACCTCACCGCCGCGCAGCGGGCGGGGGAGCTCGACGAGGTGGAGGACGAGCTGTTCCGGTTCGGCCGGATCGTCACGGGCGACAAGCAGCTCCGCGGGGCGCTCACCGACCGGGTGGGCACCGGCGCCGCCAAGGCCGGGCTGCTGCACACGCTACTGGGCGGCCGGGCCAACCCGGTCACCGAGCGGCTGGTCGTGCGGCTCGTCGAACGGCCGCGGGGCCGTAGCCTGGAAGGGGGCCTGGAGGCCCTCTCCAAGCTCGCCGCGGAGCGCCGGGACCGGATGGTCGCGGTCGTGTCCACCGCCGTGCCGCTCAGCGACGGGCAGAAGGAGCGCCTGGGCGCCGCGCTGTCCCGGCTGTACGGCCGGGACATGCACCTGAACCTGGACGTGGACCCCGCGGTCCTCGGCGGGATCTCGGTGCGGGTGGGCGACGAGGTCATCAACGGCTCCGTCGCCGACCGCCTCGACGAGGTGAAGCGCGGTATGGCGGGCTGA
- a CDS encoding L-threonylcarbamoyladenylate synthase — protein MARRYDCSDAADRRTGLREAASAVRRGELVVLPTDTVYGIGADAFAGEAVAALLDAKGRGRSMPTPVLIGSPNTLHGLVKDLSEEAWELIDAFWPGALTVVAKHQPSLTWDLGETRGTVAVRMPLHPVALELLKEVGPMAVSSANLTGHPAPQDCDAAQEMLGESVSVYLDGGPTPAAVPSSIVDITGRTPVLLREGAVTAEQLREVAGGLEVAS, from the coding sequence ATGGCACGGCGCTACGACTGCAGCGATGCGGCCGATCGCAGGACCGGGCTGCGCGAGGCCGCGTCCGCAGTCCGCCGCGGCGAGCTGGTCGTCCTGCCCACCGACACGGTCTACGGCATCGGCGCCGACGCCTTCGCCGGCGAGGCGGTGGCGGCGCTGCTGGACGCCAAGGGCCGCGGGCGCAGCATGCCCACCCCGGTGCTCATCGGCTCGCCGAACACGCTGCACGGGCTCGTCAAGGACCTCAGTGAGGAGGCGTGGGAGCTGATCGACGCCTTCTGGCCGGGCGCGCTGACCGTCGTCGCCAAGCACCAGCCGTCGCTCACCTGGGACCTGGGCGAGACCCGCGGCACGGTGGCGGTGCGGATGCCGCTGCACCCGGTGGCGCTCGAACTGCTCAAGGAGGTCGGCCCGATGGCCGTCTCCAGCGCCAACCTCACCGGCCACCCCGCCCCCCAGGACTGCGACGCCGCCCAGGAGATGCTGGGCGAGTCGGTCTCGGTCTATCTCGACGGCGGCCCGACGCCGGCCGCGGTGCCGTCCTCGATCGTGGACATCACCGGCCGCACGCCGGTGCTGCTGCGCGAGGGCGCGGTGACCGCGGAGCAACTGCGCGAGGTCGCAGGCGGGCTCGAGGTCGCCAGTTGA
- the atpB gene encoding F0F1 ATP synthase subunit A codes for MFTIGSFEFNKPILLALVTTLVLCVFFWKAFASPKVVPGKLQMVAESGYDFVRRGIAYETIGKKEGEKWVPLLVSLFFFIWLMNLWSIVPLAQFPVTSIIAFPAALAGVVYVTWMTLTFKRHGFVGGFKNLTGYDKSLGGVLPLVMLIEFFSNVLVRPFTHAVRLFANMFAGHLLLVMFTIATWFFMNSWGFAYAPVAFVMVMVMIAFELFIQAVQAYVFVVLTASYISGALEEAH; via the coding sequence ATGTTCACGATCGGCAGCTTCGAGTTCAACAAGCCGATCCTGCTGGCGCTGGTGACGACGCTGGTGCTCTGCGTCTTCTTCTGGAAGGCGTTCGCGAGCCCCAAGGTCGTCCCGGGCAAGCTGCAGATGGTCGCCGAGTCCGGCTACGACTTCGTCCGCCGCGGCATCGCGTACGAGACCATCGGCAAGAAGGAAGGCGAGAAGTGGGTGCCGCTGCTGGTCTCCCTCTTCTTCTTCATCTGGCTGATGAACCTCTGGTCGATCGTCCCGCTCGCCCAGTTCCCGGTGACCTCGATCATCGCCTTCCCGGCCGCCCTGGCGGGCGTGGTCTACGTGACCTGGATGACCCTGACCTTCAAGCGGCACGGCTTCGTTGGCGGGTTCAAGAACCTCACCGGCTACGACAAGTCGCTGGGCGGTGTGCTGCCGCTGGTCATGCTCATCGAGTTCTTCTCCAACGTGCTCGTGCGGCCCTTCACGCACGCGGTGCGGCTCTTCGCGAACATGTTCGCCGGCCACCTGCTGCTCGTGATGTTCACCATCGCCACCTGGTTCTTCATGAACAGCTGGGGCTTCGCCTACGCGCCCGTGGCCTTCGTGATGGTCATGGTGATGATCGCCTTCGAGCTCTTCATCCAGGCCGTCCAGGCGTACGTGTTCGTCGTGCTGACCGCCAGCTACATCTCGGGCGCACTCGAAGAGGCGCACTGA
- a CDS encoding F0F1 ATP synthase subunit epsilon produces the protein MVAELHVELVAADRSVWSGEATRVIARTPSGDIGIMPGHQPLLTVLESGPVTIRTTGASGEGTVLAAVHGGFISFADNKLSLLAEIAELSDEIDVERAERALERAKADADAGAERRAEVRLLAVAGR, from the coding sequence ATCGTGGCCGAGCTGCACGTCGAGTTGGTCGCCGCGGACCGTAGCGTCTGGTCCGGCGAGGCCACCCGGGTCATCGCGCGCACCCCGTCCGGTGACATCGGCATCATGCCCGGACACCAGCCGCTGCTCACGGTGCTGGAGTCCGGCCCCGTGACGATCCGTACGACGGGCGCCAGCGGCGAGGGCACGGTCCTGGCGGCCGTGCACGGCGGCTTCATCTCCTTTGCGGACAACAAGCTCTCGCTCCTCGCCGAGATCGCCGAGCTCTCCGACGAGATCGACGTGGAGCGCGCGGAGCGCGCCCTGGAGCGGGCCAAAGCCGACGCGGACGCGGGAGCGGAGCGGCGCGCGGAAGTGCGGCTCCTGGCCGTGGCGGGTCGCTGA
- a CDS encoding MraY family glycosyltransferase — MREYLLTLCIAAAVTYLLTGPVRKFAIAAGAMPEIRDRDVHSEPTPRLGGIAMFGGMCAALLVASQLQAFERVFELNEPKALLSGAALIWLIGVLDDKWGVDALLKLGAQMIAAGVMVLQGLTILWIPVPGVGTVVLTPMQGTLLTVALVVISINAVNFVDGLDGLAAGMVGIASAAFFIYAYRIWFGYGIEAAAPAALFSAVLLGMCVGFLPHNVHPARIFMGDSGSMLLGLVLAAGAISITGQVDPDALKVFAGSEKEAVRSTVPVFIPLVLPLTILAIPMLDLVLAVVRRTWRGQSPFAADRGHLHHRLLEMGHSHMRAVLLMYFWSALVAFGMVAFSVQADNVWVVLGAVGLSAAGLVLLLMPRFAPKTPSWANRLVPPRYRRPGDAGDAPGGEGPGGDPAPAGGTAVNGANATSTASAADAASGANGAQGAPGSQGHELIPAGISGSTAVGERSRWRRTGH, encoded by the coding sequence GTGCGTGAATACCTGCTGACGCTGTGCATCGCAGCCGCTGTCACGTATCTGCTGACCGGCCCGGTGCGGAAGTTCGCGATCGCGGCCGGCGCGATGCCGGAAATCCGGGACCGTGACGTGCACAGCGAGCCGACGCCGAGGCTCGGCGGCATCGCCATGTTCGGCGGGATGTGCGCCGCGCTGCTCGTCGCGTCGCAGTTGCAGGCCTTCGAGCGGGTCTTCGAGCTCAACGAGCCGAAGGCGCTGCTCTCCGGCGCCGCGCTGATCTGGCTGATCGGCGTCCTCGACGACAAGTGGGGCGTGGACGCCCTGCTCAAGCTCGGCGCGCAGATGATCGCCGCGGGCGTCATGGTGCTGCAGGGCCTGACGATCCTGTGGATCCCGGTCCCGGGCGTGGGCACGGTCGTGCTGACGCCGATGCAGGGCACGCTGCTGACCGTCGCCCTCGTCGTCATCTCGATCAACGCCGTCAACTTCGTGGACGGCCTCGACGGGCTGGCCGCCGGCATGGTCGGCATCGCCTCGGCGGCGTTCTTCATCTACGCGTACCGCATCTGGTTCGGCTACGGGATCGAGGCCGCCGCCCCCGCCGCGCTCTTCTCCGCCGTGCTGCTGGGCATGTGCGTCGGCTTCCTGCCGCACAACGTGCACCCGGCGCGGATCTTCATGGGCGACTCGGGATCGATGCTGCTGGGCCTGGTGCTGGCCGCCGGGGCGATCTCCATCACCGGGCAGGTGGATCCGGACGCACTGAAGGTCTTCGCGGGCAGCGAGAAGGAGGCCGTGCGCTCGACGGTGCCGGTGTTCATCCCGCTGGTGCTGCCGCTGACGATCCTGGCGATCCCGATGCTGGACCTGGTGCTGGCCGTCGTACGGCGCACCTGGCGCGGCCAGTCGCCGTTCGCGGCCGACCGGGGGCACCTGCACCACCGGCTGCTGGAGATGGGCCACTCGCACATGCGGGCCGTGCTGCTCATGTACTTCTGGTCGGCGCTGGTCGCGTTCGGGATGGTGGCGTTCTCGGTGCAGGCCGACAACGTCTGGGTGGTGCTGGGCGCGGTCGGGCTGAGCGCCGCGGGGCTCGTGCTGTTGCTGATGCCGCGGTTCGCCCCGAAGACGCCGTCCTGGGCCAACAGGCTCGTACCGCCGCGCTACCGCCGCCCCGGGGACGCCGGCGACGCGCCAGGCGGCGAGGGCCCCGGCGGCGACCCGGCGCCGGCCGGCGGCACCGCGGTCAACGGGGCAAACGCAACAAGCACGGCAAGCGCAGCAGACGCTGCAAGCGGGGCGAACGGTGCGCAGGGGGCGCCCGGTTCACAGGGGCACGAGCTCATCCCCGCGGGCATCAGCGGTTCCACGGCCGTGGGGGAGCGCTCGCGCTGGCGCCGGACCGGACATTGA
- the atpA gene encoding F0F1 ATP synthase subunit alpha: protein MAELTIRPEEIRDALESYVQSYQPDAASREEVGTVSQAMDGIAKIEGLPSAMANELLKFEDGTLGLALNLEEREIGAVVLGEFRGIEEGQPVTRTGEVLSVPVGDGYLGRVVDPLGKPVDGLGEIATEGRRALELQAPTVMQRKSVHEPMETGYKAVDAMTPIGRGQRQLIIGDRQTGKTALGIDTIINQRDNWRSGDPNKQVRCIYVAIGQKGSTIAGVRGALEEAGALEYTTIVAAPASDPAGFKYLAPYTGSAIGQHWMYQGKHVLIIFDDLSKQAEAYRAVSLLLRRPPGREAYPGDVFYLHSRLLERCAKLSDDLGAGSMTGLPVIETKANDVSAYIPTNVISITDGQCFLESDLFNSGQRPALNVGISVSRVGGAAQHRAIRQVSGRLKLDLAQFRELEAFAAFGSDLDAASKAALERGQRMMELMKQPQYAPFPTEDQVVSVWSGTNGILDDVPVADVKRFERELLDHLHRENKDLLTGIREGGKMPDETIEALREAVESFKRQFETSDGKLLGEG, encoded by the coding sequence ATGGCGGAGCTCACGATCCGGCCGGAGGAGATCCGGGACGCGCTGGAGAGCTATGTCCAGTCGTACCAGCCGGACGCGGCCTCGCGCGAAGAGGTCGGCACGGTATCGCAGGCCATGGACGGCATCGCCAAGATCGAGGGGCTGCCCTCGGCGATGGCGAACGAGCTGCTGAAGTTCGAGGACGGCACCCTCGGCCTCGCCCTCAACCTGGAGGAGCGGGAGATCGGTGCGGTCGTCCTCGGCGAGTTCAGGGGCATCGAGGAGGGGCAGCCGGTCACCCGTACCGGCGAGGTCCTCTCCGTGCCGGTCGGCGACGGCTACCTGGGCCGGGTCGTCGACCCCCTGGGCAAGCCGGTGGACGGCCTCGGCGAGATCGCGACCGAGGGCCGCCGTGCGCTGGAGCTGCAGGCTCCCACGGTCATGCAGCGCAAGTCGGTGCACGAGCCGATGGAGACGGGTTACAAGGCCGTCGACGCGATGACCCCCATCGGCCGCGGCCAGCGCCAGTTGATCATCGGTGACCGGCAGACGGGCAAGACCGCCCTCGGCATCGACACGATCATCAACCAGCGCGACAACTGGCGCTCCGGCGACCCGAACAAGCAGGTCCGCTGCATCTACGTGGCGATCGGCCAGAAGGGCTCCACGATCGCCGGCGTGCGCGGCGCGCTGGAGGAGGCCGGTGCGCTGGAGTACACCACGATCGTGGCGGCCCCGGCGTCCGACCCGGCGGGCTTCAAGTACCTGGCCCCCTACACCGGCTCGGCCATCGGCCAGCACTGGATGTACCAGGGCAAGCACGTCCTGATCATCTTCGACGACCTGTCCAAGCAGGCCGAGGCGTACCGCGCCGTGTCGCTGCTGCTGCGCCGCCCGCCGGGCCGCGAGGCGTACCCCGGTGACGTCTTCTACCTGCACTCCCGGCTGCTGGAGCGCTGCGCCAAGCTCTCCGACGACCTGGGCGCCGGTTCGATGACGGGCCTGCCGGTCATCGAGACCAAGGCGAACGACGTGTCGGCGTACATCCCGACCAACGTGATCTCCATCACCGACGGTCAGTGCTTCCTGGAGTCCGACCTGTTCAACTCGGGCCAGCGCCCGGCGCTGAACGTCGGTATCTCGGTCTCCCGCGTCGGCGGTGCCGCCCAGCACCGGGCGATCCGGCAGGTCTCGGGACGGCTGAAGCTGGACCTGGCGCAGTTCCGCGAGCTGGAGGCGTTCGCCGCCTTCGGCTCCGACCTGGACGCCGCCTCCAAGGCGGCCCTGGAGCGGGGTCAGCGGATGATGGAGCTGATGAAGCAGCCGCAGTACGCGCCCTTCCCCACCGAGGACCAGGTCGTGTCCGTGTGGTCCGGCACCAACGGCATCCTGGACGACGTGCCCGTCGCGGACGTCAAGCGGTTCGAGCGCGAGCTCCTCGACCACCTGCACCGGGAGAACAAGGACCTGCTCACGGGCATCCGTGAGGGCGGCAAGATGCCCGACGAGACCATCGAGGCGCTCCGCGAGGCGGTCGAGTCCTTCAAGCGGCAGTTCGAGACCTCGGACGGCAAGCTGCTGGGCGAGGGCTGA
- the prmC gene encoding peptide chain release factor N(5)-glutamine methyltransferase codes for MNLLLVEVAQATRRLADAGVPSPRFDAEELAAYVHGVPRGELHRVADADFDARYWEAVARREAREPLQHITGVAYFRYLELQVGPGVFVPRPETESVVDWAIAAVRAMDVVEPLIVDLCTGSGAIALAMAQEVPRAAVHAVELEETALNWARKNAAHNDGGARVVLHHGDARTALPELNGQVDLVISNPPYIPLTEWEHVAPEARDHDPQAALFSGEDGLDLIRGLEVAARRLLRPGGVLVVEHADTQGGQVPWLFTEERGWADAADHPDLNNRPRFATARRVRT; via the coding sequence GTGAACCTGCTGCTCGTCGAAGTGGCCCAGGCCACGCGGCGGCTCGCCGACGCCGGCGTGCCCTCCCCGCGGTTCGACGCGGAGGAGCTGGCGGCGTACGTGCACGGCGTGCCCCGCGGCGAGTTGCACCGCGTCGCCGACGCCGACTTCGACGCCCGCTACTGGGAGGCCGTCGCCCGCCGCGAGGCCCGCGAGCCGCTGCAGCACATCACCGGCGTCGCCTACTTCCGCTATCTGGAACTCCAGGTCGGCCCCGGCGTCTTCGTGCCCCGCCCGGAGACCGAGTCCGTGGTGGACTGGGCCATAGCGGCCGTCCGCGCCATGGACGTCGTCGAGCCGCTCATCGTCGACCTGTGCACCGGCTCCGGCGCCATCGCGCTGGCCATGGCGCAGGAGGTGCCGCGGGCCGCCGTGCACGCGGTCGAGCTGGAGGAGACGGCGCTCAACTGGGCGCGCAAGAACGCCGCGCACAACGACGGCGGCGCCCGCGTCGTGCTGCACCATGGAGACGCGCGCACCGCGCTGCCGGAGCTGAACGGCCAGGTCGACCTGGTCATCAGCAATCCGCCCTACATCCCGCTGACCGAGTGGGAGCATGTCGCCCCGGAAGCCCGCGACCACGACCCGCAGGCCGCGCTCTTCTCGGGCGAGGACGGCCTCGACCTCATCCGCGGTCTGGAGGTCGCGGCCCGGCGGCTGCTGCGCCCCGGCGGGGTGCTGGTCGTCGAGCACGCCGACACCCAGGGCGGCCAGGTGCCGTGGCTCTTCACCGAGGAACGCGGCTGGGCGGACGCCGCCGACCACCCCGACCTCAACAACCGGCCTCGATTCGCGACCGCCCGCAGGGTCCGTACCTGA
- a CDS encoding low molecular weight phosphatase family protein has protein sequence MTAPEGRTGDIQGFRILHVSTGNVCRSPITERLTRHALDVRLGPRPAAGIAVESAGTWGHEGAPMEAHAATVLRESGADPDGFAARELRDEHVIRADLVLTATRDHRAQVISMGHSAGLRTFTLKEFARLVRAIDSATLPPAREGPVARAHALVQAAAALRGWLLAPSPAADEVYDPYGAPVPYFRRIGEEIGQALDPVVTALTGVPAAA, from the coding sequence TTGACCGCGCCCGAAGGGCGCACGGGGGACATACAGGGATTCCGGATCCTCCACGTCAGCACCGGCAACGTCTGCCGCTCGCCGATCACCGAGCGGCTGACGCGGCATGCCCTCGACGTGCGCCTCGGCCCGCGGCCCGCGGCGGGCATCGCGGTGGAGAGCGCGGGCACCTGGGGGCACGAGGGGGCGCCGATGGAGGCGCACGCGGCGACGGTGCTGCGGGAGTCGGGGGCGGACCCGGACGGGTTCGCGGCCCGGGAGCTGCGCGACGAGCACGTGATCCGGGCGGATCTGGTGCTCACCGCGACCCGGGACCACCGGGCGCAGGTGATCTCCATGGGCCACTCCGCGGGGCTGCGCACGTTCACGCTCAAGGAGTTCGCCCGGCTGGTACGGGCCATAGATTCCGCCACGCTGCCGCCGGCCCGAGAGGGCCCCGTGGCGCGCGCGCACGCGCTGGTCCAGGCCGCGGCGGCGCTGCGCGGCTGGCTGCTGGCGCCCAGCCCGGCGGCGGACGAGGTGTACGACCCGTACGGGGCGCCCGTGCCGTACTTCCGGCGCATCGGCGAGGAGATCGGCCAGGCGCTGGACCCGGTGGTGACGGCGCTCACAGGGGTGCCGGCGGCCGCCTGA
- the atpE gene encoding ATP synthase F0 subunit C, with the protein MAVMETLAAVEIKGNLGAIGYGLAAIGPGVGIGYIFGNGVQAMARQPEAVGLIRQNMILGFAFCEALALIGIVMPFVYPS; encoded by the coding sequence ATGGCTGTCATGGAGACTCTCGCCGCCGTCGAGATCAAGGGCAACCTCGGCGCCATCGGCTACGGCCTCGCCGCGATCGGCCCCGGTGTCGGTATCGGCTACATCTTCGGTAACGGTGTGCAGGCCATGGCCCGCCAGCCCGAGGCCGTCGGCCTGATCCGGCAGAACATGATTCTGGGCTTCGCCTTCTGTGAGGCGCTCGCCCTCATCGGCATCGTCATGCCGTTCGTTTACCCGTCCTGA